From Brachionichthys hirsutus isolate HB-005 chromosome 2, CSIRO-AGI_Bhir_v1, whole genome shotgun sequence, one genomic window encodes:
- the sarnp gene encoding SAP domain-containing ribonucleoprotein, giving the protein MAEVVELHKLKLAELRQECEARGLDTKGNKGDLIARLQAYIEEPDEDVDVDEVLAEDTEDFAKEESANDVKASKDPEPPAEIPAEKKVVKISPPPSASERLQKRAERFSLPPTAESKKAIRAARFGTPVEASSPSPGAVAKSKPAVNIDQLKKRAERFGMNVSSVSQKIEANERMKKRKERFGAVTSSGSAGSADVEAKKLKRAERFGIV; this is encoded by the exons ATGGCCGAAGTAGTGGAGCTGCACAAGCTAAAG CTTGCTGAACTGAGGCAGGAATGTGAGGCCCGAGGTCTGGACACCAAGGGGAACAAAGGGGACCTCATTGCCAGACTGCAGGCCTACATCGAGGAGCCCG ACGAAGACGTGGATGTCGACGAGGTGCTGGCCGAGGATACGGAG GACTTCGCCAAAGAGGAAAGTGCCAACGATGTAAAAGCCAGCAAGGATCCCGAGCCTCCTGCTGAAAT ACCTGCAGAAAAGAAGGTGGTGAAAATATCTCCTCCGCCGTCTGCCAGCGAG AGGCTTCAGAAGAGAGCGGAACGATTCAGCTTGCCTCCAACGGCTGAGAGCAAGAAGGCCATCCGTGCAGCGAG GTTTGGCACCCCAGTGGAGGCTTCCAGTCCCTCTCCAG GCGCCGTAGCAAAGAGCAAACCTGCT GTGAACATCGATCAGCTGAAAAAGAGGGCAGAGCGATTTGGGATGAACGTTTCCTCCGTTTCACAGAAG ATTGAAGcgaatgaaaggatgaaaaaaCGGAAGGAGAGATTCGGGGCCGTAACGAGCTCGGGCTCAGCCGGTTCTGCCGATGTCGAG GCAAAGAAACTGAAGCGTGCGGAAAGATTTGGAATTGTGTGA
- the acss2 gene encoding acetyl-coenzyme A synthetase, cytoplasmic isoform X2, translating into MIPDKVPEENVFYGSRDLKEEAHISSFEKYKELYVRSIEHPDEFWGDVAKDFFWKTKHAGPFLDYNFDVTKGEIFVKCMEGASTNICYNLLDRNVHERKLGDKVAFYWEGNEPGDELTVTYRKLLQTVCRFANVLKSQGVKKGDRVSIYMPMVVELVVAMLACARIGAVHSIVFAGFSAESLSERILDSRCSLIVTADGFYRGDKLINLKLLADDALQKCRDKGFPVQRCIMLKHLSKEAQESPLRSQSPPAKRPCPELQEEQTGKKRRPVPKVPWNPDVDLCWHALLRGASDECEPEWCESEDPLFILYTSGSTGKPKGVLHTVSGYMLYTAASFKLVFDHQPGDVYWCTADIGWITGHSYITYGPLAQGATSVLFEGLPTYPDVSRMWAIVDKYQVTKFYTAPTAIRLLMKYGDQPVQKYKRESLKVLGTVGEPINPEAWQWYYNVVGDKRCPIVDTFWQTETGGHVLTPLPAATPLKPGSATFPFFGVVPAVLNEAGEELEGPSEGYLVFKQAWPGVMRTVYGNHRRFESTYFQKFPGYYVTGDGCRRDKDGYYWITGRIDDMLNVSGHLLSTAEVESALVEHAAVVEAAVVGAPHPVKGESLYCFVTLTDGVAFSSSLEAELKKQVREKIGAIATPDYVQNAPGLPKTRSGKIMRRVLRKIACNERELGDISTLADSSVVEQLFQNRCCTAE; encoded by the exons ATGATTCCCGACAAGGTTCCGGAGGAAAACGTCTTCTACGGCTCCAGAGACCTGAAGGAGGAGGCTCACATCAGCAGCTTCGAGAAGTACAAGGAGCTCTACGTGAGATCGATAGAGCATCCCGATG agttcTGGGGCGACGTTGCCAAGGACTTCTTCTGGAAGACCAAACACGCGGGTCCGTTCCTCGACTACAACTTCGATGTGACCAAAGGAGAAATATTCGTGAAGTGCATGGAAGGGGCGTCGACCAACATCTGCTACAACCTGCTGGACCGCAACGTCCACGAGAGGAAGCTCGGCGACAAGGTCGCCTTCTACTG GGAAGGCAACGAGCCCGGGGACGAGCTGACCGTGAcctacaggaagctgctgcagacggtCTGCCGGTTCGCCAACGTCCTGAAGTCTCAGG GCGTGAAGAAGGGCGACCGCGTGTCCATCTACATGCCCATGGTGGTGGAGCTGGTGGTCGCCATGCTGGCTTGCGCTCGCATCGGCGCCGTTCACTCCATCGTG TTCGCAGGCTTCTCTGCCGAGTCGCTGAGCGAGAGGATTCTGGACTCTCGGTGTTCCCTGATCGTCACAGCAG ATGGCTTCTATCGAGGAGATAAGCTGATCAACCTGAAGCTCTTAGCTGACGATGCACTGCAGAAATGCAGAGACAA GGGCTTCCCCGTCCAGAGGTGCATTATGCTCAAGCACTTATCAAAGGAAGCGCAGGAGTCTCCGCTGCGCTCCCAGTCGCCTCCGGCCAAGCGGCCCTGTCCCGAGCTGCAG GAGGAACAGACAGGAAAGAAAAGGCGTCCTGTTCCCAAG GTCCCGTGGAACCCCGATGTGGACTTGTGTTGGCACGCCCTGCTGCGCGGCGCGTCGGACGAGTGTGAACCCGAGTGGTGCGAGTCCGAAGACCCGCTCTTCATCCTCTACACCAGCGGCTCCACCGGCAAACCCAAG GGCGTCCTTCACACGGTCAGCGGCTACATGCTCTACACCGCCGCCTCCTTCAAGCTGGTGTTCGACCACCAGCCCGGCGACGTGTACTGGTGCACGGCGGACATCGGCTGGATCACGGGCCACTCCTACATCACCTACGGCCCGCTGGCCCAGGGGGCCACCAGCGTCCTG TTCGAGGGCCTGCCCACCTACCCGGACGTGAGTCGCATGTGGGCCATAGTGGACAAATATCAGGTGACCAAGTTCTACACCGCCCCCACCGCCATCAGGCTGCTGATGAAGTACGGCGACCAGCCGGTGCAGAA GTACAAGCGAGAGTCCCTGAAGGTTCTGGGGACGGTGGGGGAACCGATCAACCCGGAGGCGTGGCAGTGGTACTACAACGTGGTGGGGGACAAGAGGTGTCCCATTGTGGACACCTTCTGGCAGACAGAAACC GGGGGGCACGTGTTGACTCCGCTGCCCGCAGCCACGCCCCTGAAGCCTGGATCCGCT ACGTTCCCGTTCTTCGGCGTGGTGCCGGCCGTCCTGAACGAGGCCGGCGAGGAGCTGGAGGGTCCGAGCGAGGGCTACCTG GTGTTCAAGCAGGCGTGGCCCGGCGTGATGAGGACGGTGTACGGAAACCACCGCAGGTTTGAAAGCACGTACTTCCAGAAGTTCCCCGGATACTACGTGACGGGAGACG GTTGCCGTAGGGACAAAGACGGCTACTACTGGATCACGGGGAGGATCGACGACATGCTGAACGTTTCAG GTCACCTGCTGAGTACGGCGGAGGTGGAGTCGGCGCTGGTGGAGCACGCCGCCGTCGTTGAGGCTGCCGTGGTCGGCGCGCCTCATCCCGTCAAAGGAGAGAGTCTCTACTGCTTCGTAACGCTGACTGATGGCGTGGCGTTCAGCTCCtccctggaggcggagcttaaaAAACAAG TACGGGAAAAGATCGGCGCCATCGCGACGCCGGACTACGTCCAGAACGCTCCCGGTCTGCCCAAGACCAGATCTG GTAAGATCATGCGCCGCGTGTTACGGAAGATCGCCTGCAACGAGCGGGAGCTCGGCGACATCTCCACGCTGGCCGACTCGTCGGTGGTGGAGCAGCTGTTCCAGAACCGATGCTGCACGGCGGAGTGA
- the acss2 gene encoding acetyl-coenzyme A synthetase, cytoplasmic isoform X1, with protein MIPDKVPEENVFYGSRDLKEEAHISSFEKYKELYVRSIEHPDEFWGDVAKDFFWKTKHAGPFLDYNFDVTKGEIFVKCMEGASTNICYNLLDRNVHERKLGDKVAFYWEGNEPGDELTVTYRKLLQTVCRFANVLKSQGVKKGDRVSIYMPMVVELVVAMLACARIGAVHSIVFAGFSAESLSERILDSRCSLIVTADGFYRGDKLINLKLLADDALQKCRDKGFPVQRCIMLKHLSKEAQESPLRSQSPPAKRPCPELQQEEQTGKKRRPVPKVPWNPDVDLCWHALLRGASDECEPEWCESEDPLFILYTSGSTGKPKGVLHTVSGYMLYTAASFKLVFDHQPGDVYWCTADIGWITGHSYITYGPLAQGATSVLFEGLPTYPDVSRMWAIVDKYQVTKFYTAPTAIRLLMKYGDQPVQKYKRESLKVLGTVGEPINPEAWQWYYNVVGDKRCPIVDTFWQTETGGHVLTPLPAATPLKPGSATFPFFGVVPAVLNEAGEELEGPSEGYLVFKQAWPGVMRTVYGNHRRFESTYFQKFPGYYVTGDGCRRDKDGYYWITGRIDDMLNVSGHLLSTAEVESALVEHAAVVEAAVVGAPHPVKGESLYCFVTLTDGVAFSSSLEAELKKQVREKIGAIATPDYVQNAPGLPKTRSGKIMRRVLRKIACNERELGDISTLADSSVVEQLFQNRCCTAE; from the exons ATGATTCCCGACAAGGTTCCGGAGGAAAACGTCTTCTACGGCTCCAGAGACCTGAAGGAGGAGGCTCACATCAGCAGCTTCGAGAAGTACAAGGAGCTCTACGTGAGATCGATAGAGCATCCCGATG agttcTGGGGCGACGTTGCCAAGGACTTCTTCTGGAAGACCAAACACGCGGGTCCGTTCCTCGACTACAACTTCGATGTGACCAAAGGAGAAATATTCGTGAAGTGCATGGAAGGGGCGTCGACCAACATCTGCTACAACCTGCTGGACCGCAACGTCCACGAGAGGAAGCTCGGCGACAAGGTCGCCTTCTACTG GGAAGGCAACGAGCCCGGGGACGAGCTGACCGTGAcctacaggaagctgctgcagacggtCTGCCGGTTCGCCAACGTCCTGAAGTCTCAGG GCGTGAAGAAGGGCGACCGCGTGTCCATCTACATGCCCATGGTGGTGGAGCTGGTGGTCGCCATGCTGGCTTGCGCTCGCATCGGCGCCGTTCACTCCATCGTG TTCGCAGGCTTCTCTGCCGAGTCGCTGAGCGAGAGGATTCTGGACTCTCGGTGTTCCCTGATCGTCACAGCAG ATGGCTTCTATCGAGGAGATAAGCTGATCAACCTGAAGCTCTTAGCTGACGATGCACTGCAGAAATGCAGAGACAA GGGCTTCCCCGTCCAGAGGTGCATTATGCTCAAGCACTTATCAAAGGAAGCGCAGGAGTCTCCGCTGCGCTCCCAGTCGCCTCCGGCCAAGCGGCCCTGTCCCGAGCTGCAG CAGGAGGAACAGACAGGAAAGAAAAGGCGTCCTGTTCCCAAG GTCCCGTGGAACCCCGATGTGGACTTGTGTTGGCACGCCCTGCTGCGCGGCGCGTCGGACGAGTGTGAACCCGAGTGGTGCGAGTCCGAAGACCCGCTCTTCATCCTCTACACCAGCGGCTCCACCGGCAAACCCAAG GGCGTCCTTCACACGGTCAGCGGCTACATGCTCTACACCGCCGCCTCCTTCAAGCTGGTGTTCGACCACCAGCCCGGCGACGTGTACTGGTGCACGGCGGACATCGGCTGGATCACGGGCCACTCCTACATCACCTACGGCCCGCTGGCCCAGGGGGCCACCAGCGTCCTG TTCGAGGGCCTGCCCACCTACCCGGACGTGAGTCGCATGTGGGCCATAGTGGACAAATATCAGGTGACCAAGTTCTACACCGCCCCCACCGCCATCAGGCTGCTGATGAAGTACGGCGACCAGCCGGTGCAGAA GTACAAGCGAGAGTCCCTGAAGGTTCTGGGGACGGTGGGGGAACCGATCAACCCGGAGGCGTGGCAGTGGTACTACAACGTGGTGGGGGACAAGAGGTGTCCCATTGTGGACACCTTCTGGCAGACAGAAACC GGGGGGCACGTGTTGACTCCGCTGCCCGCAGCCACGCCCCTGAAGCCTGGATCCGCT ACGTTCCCGTTCTTCGGCGTGGTGCCGGCCGTCCTGAACGAGGCCGGCGAGGAGCTGGAGGGTCCGAGCGAGGGCTACCTG GTGTTCAAGCAGGCGTGGCCCGGCGTGATGAGGACGGTGTACGGAAACCACCGCAGGTTTGAAAGCACGTACTTCCAGAAGTTCCCCGGATACTACGTGACGGGAGACG GTTGCCGTAGGGACAAAGACGGCTACTACTGGATCACGGGGAGGATCGACGACATGCTGAACGTTTCAG GTCACCTGCTGAGTACGGCGGAGGTGGAGTCGGCGCTGGTGGAGCACGCCGCCGTCGTTGAGGCTGCCGTGGTCGGCGCGCCTCATCCCGTCAAAGGAGAGAGTCTCTACTGCTTCGTAACGCTGACTGATGGCGTGGCGTTCAGCTCCtccctggaggcggagcttaaaAAACAAG TACGGGAAAAGATCGGCGCCATCGCGACGCCGGACTACGTCCAGAACGCTCCCGGTCTGCCCAAGACCAGATCTG GTAAGATCATGCGCCGCGTGTTACGGAAGATCGCCTGCAACGAGCGGGAGCTCGGCGACATCTCCACGCTGGCCGACTCGTCGGTGGTGGAGCAGCTGTTCCAGAACCGATGCTGCACGGCGGAGTGA
- the acss2 gene encoding acetyl-coenzyme A synthetase, cytoplasmic isoform X3 has product MEGASTNICYNLLDRNVHERKLGDKVAFYWEGNEPGDELTVTYRKLLQTVCRFANVLKSQGVKKGDRVSIYMPMVVELVVAMLACARIGAVHSIVFAGFSAESLSERILDSRCSLIVTADGFYRGDKLINLKLLADDALQKCRDKGFPVQRCIMLKHLSKEAQESPLRSQSPPAKRPCPELQVPWNPDVDLCWHALLRGASDECEPEWCESEDPLFILYTSGSTGKPKGVLHTVSGYMLYTAASFKLVFDHQPGDVYWCTADIGWITGHSYITYGPLAQGATSVLFEGLPTYPDVSRMWAIVDKYQVTKFYTAPTAIRLLMKYGDQPVQKYKRESLKVLGTVGEPINPEAWQWYYNVVGDKRCPIVDTFWQTETGGHVLTPLPAATPLKPGSATFPFFGVVPAVLNEAGEELEGPSEGYLVFKQAWPGVMRTVYGNHRRFESTYFQKFPGYYVTGDGCRRDKDGYYWITGRIDDMLNVSGHLLSTAEVESALVEHAAVVEAAVVGAPHPVKGESLYCFVTLTDGVAFSSSLEAELKKQVREKIGAIATPDYVQNAPGLPKTRSGKIMRRVLRKIACNERELGDISTLADSSVVEQLFQNRCCTAE; this is encoded by the exons ATGGAAGGGGCGTCGACCAACATCTGCTACAACCTGCTGGACCGCAACGTCCACGAGAGGAAGCTCGGCGACAAGGTCGCCTTCTACTG GGAAGGCAACGAGCCCGGGGACGAGCTGACCGTGAcctacaggaagctgctgcagacggtCTGCCGGTTCGCCAACGTCCTGAAGTCTCAGG GCGTGAAGAAGGGCGACCGCGTGTCCATCTACATGCCCATGGTGGTGGAGCTGGTGGTCGCCATGCTGGCTTGCGCTCGCATCGGCGCCGTTCACTCCATCGTG TTCGCAGGCTTCTCTGCCGAGTCGCTGAGCGAGAGGATTCTGGACTCTCGGTGTTCCCTGATCGTCACAGCAG ATGGCTTCTATCGAGGAGATAAGCTGATCAACCTGAAGCTCTTAGCTGACGATGCACTGCAGAAATGCAGAGACAA GGGCTTCCCCGTCCAGAGGTGCATTATGCTCAAGCACTTATCAAAGGAAGCGCAGGAGTCTCCGCTGCGCTCCCAGTCGCCTCCGGCCAAGCGGCCCTGTCCCGAGCTGCAG GTCCCGTGGAACCCCGATGTGGACTTGTGTTGGCACGCCCTGCTGCGCGGCGCGTCGGACGAGTGTGAACCCGAGTGGTGCGAGTCCGAAGACCCGCTCTTCATCCTCTACACCAGCGGCTCCACCGGCAAACCCAAG GGCGTCCTTCACACGGTCAGCGGCTACATGCTCTACACCGCCGCCTCCTTCAAGCTGGTGTTCGACCACCAGCCCGGCGACGTGTACTGGTGCACGGCGGACATCGGCTGGATCACGGGCCACTCCTACATCACCTACGGCCCGCTGGCCCAGGGGGCCACCAGCGTCCTG TTCGAGGGCCTGCCCACCTACCCGGACGTGAGTCGCATGTGGGCCATAGTGGACAAATATCAGGTGACCAAGTTCTACACCGCCCCCACCGCCATCAGGCTGCTGATGAAGTACGGCGACCAGCCGGTGCAGAA GTACAAGCGAGAGTCCCTGAAGGTTCTGGGGACGGTGGGGGAACCGATCAACCCGGAGGCGTGGCAGTGGTACTACAACGTGGTGGGGGACAAGAGGTGTCCCATTGTGGACACCTTCTGGCAGACAGAAACC GGGGGGCACGTGTTGACTCCGCTGCCCGCAGCCACGCCCCTGAAGCCTGGATCCGCT ACGTTCCCGTTCTTCGGCGTGGTGCCGGCCGTCCTGAACGAGGCCGGCGAGGAGCTGGAGGGTCCGAGCGAGGGCTACCTG GTGTTCAAGCAGGCGTGGCCCGGCGTGATGAGGACGGTGTACGGAAACCACCGCAGGTTTGAAAGCACGTACTTCCAGAAGTTCCCCGGATACTACGTGACGGGAGACG GTTGCCGTAGGGACAAAGACGGCTACTACTGGATCACGGGGAGGATCGACGACATGCTGAACGTTTCAG GTCACCTGCTGAGTACGGCGGAGGTGGAGTCGGCGCTGGTGGAGCACGCCGCCGTCGTTGAGGCTGCCGTGGTCGGCGCGCCTCATCCCGTCAAAGGAGAGAGTCTCTACTGCTTCGTAACGCTGACTGATGGCGTGGCGTTCAGCTCCtccctggaggcggagcttaaaAAACAAG TACGGGAAAAGATCGGCGCCATCGCGACGCCGGACTACGTCCAGAACGCTCCCGGTCTGCCCAAGACCAGATCTG GTAAGATCATGCGCCGCGTGTTACGGAAGATCGCCTGCAACGAGCGGGAGCTCGGCGACATCTCCACGCTGGCCGACTCGTCGGTGGTGGAGCAGCTGTTCCAGAACCGATGCTGCACGGCGGAGTGA